The sequence GAGattttttcttaataatattgtttttcTTCAATATTTCCTCAGTTGGTAGGAGAAATTGACCTGACTTCTTGTCACAGAGTGACTGAGCTTCATGATCAGAGGAACTTTGGCTTTGAAATAAGGGTGTGCTTAATCATTTCTAAATAGCCATTTTACATTACTAGATGAAACTATTTATTGTAgatgatttaaataataattgatcCACCTAGACTCATAGAATGGTCTACAAGTTCTACAGTACGACTGCCGGGATGCGACAAAACTGGATCCAGGCTATTACAAAGAACATTCAGGATCAGAATGCCCCAGATGTTGccaggtaaacacacaaacaagtcaAAGAGAACATCTGCTAAATTGCAGACTTTAGCACTAAAAAGAGTTCAATCCACTTTAATTGTGTTTAGCATTCCAGATAACTGGCTGTCTAGAGTGGGCTCTCGCTCTGGGCCAGATGTTACTCAAGAATCCATGTCTGAGTACTACAGGTGCCAAAGCCACCCTAAAACCTCCAACTGGACTGACACGTTAACCCAGCCGGGGACTAGAGGACAAGAGCGGGAGGTACATTATGCAGAGCAGGGTATCAACAGGCGAAGGGGAAGAGAGGAGCGCAGGCAAAAGTATGCCATCGTGATGGGGTCTTCAGCATGCAACTTGGATGAGAGGAACTGCTCCACACTGGAGAATCAGCAGCAAGAGAGAATGAGGCAGATTGAAGAATATTGGCTGCAGGTGGAGCAGATGGCTATCAGAGAGGGGAGGAAGGTGCTACTTTACCCAGAATGCCAGAGCGAGGACTGTTTTGAAAAGAAGAAACTTCTAGAACATTACAGGAAGAGGGTGAGTGGAGATATGTTTTATTGGGGGACTGTGCTGAGGCCTTGAATTATGttcaatatataatttttaataatatatttatttgtgatgCCTAATAACTCGAGCTCTCCTTTTTGCTGCATATCTTGATATTGCAGTAATTTTATGTAACATGTAATCTGCTTAGTGTGTACTTtttcaaaacagaaacaaaaacatgcatttGCTCAAATCAGGGTGAAGAATCGACTATCCAGTCAGAGTCACCAAATGAGGGCCGCTCAGAAAATCCTGGACATGGCACAGACTGGAGTTTGGTGGTAAATACAGTATTACAGTTCAATATTGTGAAATTCCTGGTATTTACAAACACAATATAGCCAAAGTATTTTCGaaacttttttttgcagttaaaataaaatacactctTTGGAGAAGGACTAAATGGAGCATAGCTGTGGGGATGTGCCCTTTCATACACAATAGCTTTAGTGAGCTAAGGCACGGATGCCAGGCAAGGCATTCGTCCCAAATTTGTTTTGTGGGGTTGAGATCAATGCTTTGTGCCGGCCACTTAAGTGCTTCTACTTCGGTAAACCAGGGACAGTACTTATGAAAATTCTTAATGTAAAGTGTTTCCcattaaaatgaaagagaagatcctagtaaagataagttattcacaaagcatcttaaccATTAATGGACCcttaaggtcaaaaagtgttcgGAGTTGGAAAGAGGACATTTTAAGAGAGAGTTTCTTTAGCAAAGGAGAAAATTGCCGAAAGGTGAAGCGGAAGAAGAAATGGGATTAATTTTGTAACCAGTCATATTAGAGATGAAATCGCCAACAGAGCGCAGAAATGTCATATATATTTTGCTGCAATGGCATTTAGAGAAACGCTAAAACCTCCGAAACAGCACCAAATGATATCATTTCAGCCGATATGGAATTCATGCTCTGACATTTCTGCGTTGTCGGAGatgttcacatttacattatatttattaaatttgcaGTATACAGATTGgcacatctctaatatgatcggtcacaaaagtaatccctacacgattcAGCCTCAAATTGAGACAAATGAAGGATTATAATataccagattttaaaagcgttcctatttttttttaattattggacaaccaatcacagtctattaaaaaaaaatgtgacacCTAATAACAGCCccacctcctctcctctctttttgcAAGAACCATGttgtcatgatggaacatgTTTGAAGTAGTTCCAGAGACTGGAAGTTGTAATGCATAATACAGCATACAACTACATCCTTAACAACTGAGTAGCAAAACATTTGGgaacatatgggtgtgatggtcaggtgtttaAACTCTTAATATTTGTAGATTGTTAAAGTTAATATCCTTGAAACTGAAGAATATATTTTGAAGTTGTTAAATGAAATTCATTATTAAGATGAACTGACCCGAccaattattttattctttattgaaGCAGGAGCTAACATGTGACCTGGGAACAGAATGGGATAGTGAGAAGATAAACAAAACCTCAAATAAACAGAACCTCACTCTGTCAAACAAGTACCAAGGCACCACAGGGCTGGACCTGAGACAAGAACAAATCAGTGACCTGCTGGACCTTCAACCTTTATCCCAGTCGAGGACTGAATTCGCAAATGAACCTAAAACAGAGGGAGAACCCAATCTGCTGCATGACAGTATTACTTCTGACGAACCTATTAAGAGTCTCCGATCACTTGCTTTGTGCCAGGCAAGCAGAGATTTAGGGACTTATCCTCCTTGGCCCAGAATATTCAGTGAAAGTACTTCGCTAATGATAAGTGAAGATAAATATTCAGATCAAGCCATGGTGAAGCTGTTCTCTCAGGAAGTTGAGttactaaacaaacaaaaccaggaCCTTAACCAGCGGAATCAAGAACTGTTAAACCAGCTAGCTGAAGCAGACCGAGAGATAGACAGGCTTAAGTCAGAACTTTTCCACCAGCTAGAACTGGAGTCCATTGTGGAGTGTTTGGAATCAGACTTGGCCAGGAGCTGTGGGAAACTCCAGGAAGCAAAGGCCCAGCTAGCAGAAATGGAGGACAATCTGAAAGCCTCTCATCAAACTCTACAGTTGAAAGAGGCTTCGCTAAGAGATCTGGGATTCTTATCCATTGACAGTGAAAACAAAATAGCATTTCCAGAAATAATTGATAGACTCCGCCAGTGTGTGCAGGTGCTGGAGTTCAAAGTCTCTGAGCTGGTGAGCCAACAATGGCTGTCAACTCTGACATGCAACGACCTGCAGACGCAGAAAACCTTTCTTGTGAAATCGGATGTTGAGTATGGTCAGAAGGTAACGGAGTGTGACGAGATGTTGGAAAATGTGTTAGAATCTAACGTACCTCTGTCTGAAGGATTGCCACATATTAAAGACCAGCTGCATCAGAACAGAATAGAGTTAAAAAAGAGGTCcaatttgtttagtttgttacTAGAAGTGATCAGTCAACTTGCTGGAAATGAGATGACTGATTCTGTCTTAGAGTATGACGTTAGAGAGATAAACCCCAAAGTGTTAAGGAGACTACAGTTGGAAAATAACATTTGGAAAAGCTTTGTGAACACCTTAAAAAACATTACCTCTTATAACCCGCAGAACGAGGAAGCTGCCTGTCTACTACAGAGTACCGAGATGAAACTACAGGAAGTTAAAATGTACCTCAGCCTTTACAAAAGTAACAGTAGTAACCCTCTAAGCAGCAATTCAGGACTAGATAATACATCTTCAACTAGCCCTGAAATTGTTAGTATAAATAATGGAATAATGGAAAAGGAGCAAAAGGATGTAATGTGGAAAGATCTGAAAGAGCACATGGAGCAGAGATTGATCCTGATTGATCATGTAACCAATAATGAACAGTTTTCGGAGATGATAAAATCATATCTAAAAAATCATGTttggaataaaacaaatatgttttatcCGATGATCAGTGTACTCCTGGACATCCTGGCTGCTTATTTGGTAGAGAAGCTTAGTCGGTCTGTAATAACGCAAAAATCTGTAGAGATACAAACTGAAAACCAAGAGATGAGGCTGGAACAGAACAACATGGCTGTGGTCAGTGAAGGTTCTGGGAACGAAACAATTACCAGTTTGAAAAATCATATTAAGGAGCTGGAGCACACGCTATCTGAAAGACTGATGTCTCTACAACAGCAACATGCGAAGGACAAGGAGAGACTGAAGGTGGACATAAAGGTTGCACtaccatttttatatattacttaaaaaaaatgccacTTTTCTTTTAATGGAAAGCCCTCCCTACTAACCAAATCATTAATATTTTGCACATCTCATCTTATTTAActaatgtgttattttactcTTTCTTTTAAGGCTGCATTTGAGCAGAACATTACCTTGTTGAAGAAGTCTCATAGGAAAGCCACAGAAGTCCTTTTGCTCAAGCACCAGCGAGAGCAGGAATTGTTACAgaaggagaaagacagacttcTAACTGAAGACTTGTCTGACTGTCTCACTGGTGTGTACTATTATTTGTTTAGACATGGTCTTTACTAAATCTGATTTTGTGAGTAACTGATCTTTTGACCGTCTTCAGTTATTGAAGCCATGAAGAGAGCCCATAGAGCTGAGCTGGAGAAAATGCTACAGGAGAAGACCTATAATGGTGATGCGAATATTGATATGATATCAAAAAATCACAGGTAAAAGAACAAAGGTCAAATGTGATGCATAAATTTGGTAGCAGACAGAAATACTATATAACACTATGCTGGGTCAAAATGCTGTTTTCCTCTATGCACATATGTGTATTTGTAACAACCACAATAATGCAATTACAATATCTTGTAAGCACATACATTTTGTAACAAAAACTAAactagtaaaaaataataataataataacacatcaCATAactaacagattaaaaaaataaatgttttagacTTTGCTATGATACTAAATTGGGCTTAGGatcattgtgtttgtttgatcATTCTCAAAATATGATCCTTAAAGGTAGGCAGGCAGAACACACTTTCACGGTTATATAACAGgtgagagatgatgatgataaaccCAATATTTACTATGATAGCAGTCCAGGAGGCTTCTgtggtgataaaaaaaaaatctctgtaaTACTTCAACATTTAGACTTCTTAATATTAGTTAGACAGTAGGCATTAATTTTATAGTCTGATGAAACagagatttaattatttttctaaaatgcCAAGCTTTACTTCAAGAGAAAACCAGACCCTGCTCATTACCTGAAAAATTCCAATCTCAATGGTCTCAATGGTGAAGCACTCatgtggcagcatcatgcttttGCAACAGGAACATGGAGAATCATACGAACGAGTGcaaacccccccccacccacccacacacacacatgcatacactgtacaaaaacagttttattgcattttgCCCCAAAATATAAACACGTAAATGTTCGTTTTAGTACTAGGCCAAATGATCCTACCTAACAATTCTGTGGATGTGTTTGTTAGTGAGGAGTTGTCAGCAGTTCAGAGGGAGTTGGATGCATTGTCTGAACAGTATACACAAACATGTCTGGACAATGTGCACCTGGCTGAAGCTCTGCAAGCAGAGAGAAATTCTCTACAGCAGTATCAGTATGAAACCCTAGCACTTAGTGTTTACAATcaggtaatgcagaataatcCAAAATGTTTTTGCTTGCTTGAAATGAAAGCTAGTAAgattttatgcaaataaaaatcactgatacgtgtgtgtgtggggggggggtgggggggtgggtattatttatatatatgtgtataattaCATGCAAACACATTCGCAGATTGTTCAATATGCATTTTTGCCCTTTGTATAGGAACTAAAAAATCACCTTGCTGAGGAGATGATGAGATTGTCAACAGTGGCACAGGATGGTTGTATTCAGTTGGTTCATGATAGAGACCAATATGAACTGATGGTTAGTGcactgttgtttgtttatttatttatttatttatttatttattaactccTATAACTTGTTAATCGGTGAGCTTGATgtcactcttttttttaactggtaTCTATAACATTTATCTGTCTATTTTCAGATCAAGCTCCAGGTAAAAGAGTCCTGTCAGGAGCTGGAAATTGACACTTTAAAAAACGAACTCTATGCTTCCAAAATGGTAAGTACAATAAGGGTTTTATCATGAATATTCAAATGATAGGTGATTGTACTGAATTACTGTGAATgtgcttttattcatttatcttcagtaactgctttattcttCAGTGGTGAGAGTCGATTTTCAATTTGtttctcatttatttcatattactACTTTTGCAGGATCAAAAGGTTGCATCAGAGAGATTAcatgaaatacagacagaacTCCGCTTGGTCAAGGAGACGGCAGAACTACAAATTTCACAACTTAAGGAGAATCTGAGACTAGTTTATGAAGCATTAGAAGAGTCTTTAAAGAAAATGATGCCAACAATGCCAATGGCTGGCTCCTCCTAGCCTGCACTATTTAAAAGCTGACAAATGTTTCTGTACCTTTTCCATAACTGATATTTGTAATTCACTAGATTTTAATAGGATACCAATGAAGTTGTTTGTGTAGCATATCAGTGCAAACGATGAGATCCGACAGCCTTTAATTGGTGTAAAACTAATCAATGGGTACATACAAAATGTTTCCATGAACACGTCCACTCTATCCTCTAAAAGAAACGAATGTTTCTTTGGATAATGGGTTCTACAGTCTTTGAAAGATGCAGGTCCAATacatgtgtaaaatattttaagggCAAGCCAACAAATACATTTACCAAGAATCTTAATCATGCTGTTGATTCTGTTTGTATCTTTGTATTGTACAAAGCTTTAAAGATCGTAACTTAGTTCATTGTTGCTGTCAAAATCTTGCAATTTCTTTTTGATTGGATTCACCTCTCATTAAGACACTCCAGCTTTTTCACTCCCGCTTAATATCAAACACCTGAAGGTTTTGCACTTTAAATGGTATTTGTAGCTATTCGTGCTTCTCTCCACTTTGATCAAATTCCCATCATTCCCATGATGCTGCTAACACCAAGCTGTCTCATTAGATGATAACATTTTGGGGTGGTTGGCCGCCCAGACGTTAATT is a genomic window of Tachysurus fulvidraco isolate hzauxx_2018 chromosome 15, HZAU_PFXX_2.0, whole genome shotgun sequence containing:
- the LOC113639687 gene encoding myosin phosphatase Rho-interacting protein-like isoform X4, with translation MSLLKMEVSCNKFQANVFDQSRCQNCFKSRVGHVLTREEMEQVKPIYASWLCLAPEGLDFNNPMQRSRKWQRRFFILYEHGCLEFALDDLPSTIPQGTVNLHHCSDVIDAEGRTGQKNTLCISTPYQDIYIRGDSKEIVNGWCEQLLVFRQTNEQRRRKKGSRMPVPSQEIASTRKSACKVGAAKTEAVEDELCNSGEEKDPSKETEEVNIACDVNVTPADADSPISSKCTKERFEKDIKKEIDNVVTHQAEGGSVLQLPFEHHSTSLHSPEPRKAVTGDLSPSDLPLNRSALHALCWQEDDTESCAKEHPKASSLAKHMTRDDENIEKLQMGSQQDKKGRDSCLIESSMTDDDFWHNENENWCKTCTQRSSSRSHTGHIQNTEKSVGLLEAPQCNSLSLRRLQTVEVKSSESTMTPDLLNFKKGWLFMDNHDQWRKYWFILSAHSLHYYFDSGAEELVGEIDLTSCHRVTELHDQRNFGFEIRTHRMVYKFYSTTAGMRQNWIQAITKNIQDQNAPDVARCQSHPKTSNWTDTLTQPGTRGQEREVHYAEQGINRRRGREERRQKYAIVMGSSACNLDERNCSTLENQQQERMRQIEEYWLQVEQMAIREGRKVLLYPECQSEDCFEKKKLLEHYRKRGEESTIQSESPNEGRSENPGHGTDWSLVQELTCDLGTEWDSEKINKTSNKQNLTLSNKYQGTTGLDLRQEQISDLLDLQPLSQSRTEFANEPKTEGEPNLLHDSITSDEPIKSLRSLALCQASRDLGTYPPWPRIFSESTSLMISEDKYSDQAMVKLFSQEVELLNKQNQDLNQRNQELLNQLAEADREIDRLKSELFHQLELESIVECLESDLARSCGKLQEAKAQLAEMEDNLKASHQTLQLKEASLRDLGFLSIDSENKIAFPEIIDRLRQCVQVLEFKVSELVSQQWLSTLTCNDLQTQKTFLVKSDVEYGQKVTECDEMLENVLESNVPLSEGLPHIKDQLHQNRIELKKRSNLFSLLLEVISQLAGNEMTDSVLEYDVREINPKVLRRLQLENNIWKSFVNTLKNITSYNPQNEEAACLLQSTEMKLQEVKMYLSLYKSNSSNPLSSNSGLDNTSSTSPEIVSINNGIMEKEQKDVMWKDLKEHMEQRLILIDHVTNNEQFSEMIKSYLKNHVWNKTNMFYPMISVLLDILAAYLVEKLSRSVITQKSVEIQTENQEMRLEQNNMAVVSEGSGNETITSLKNHIKELEHTLSERLMSLQQQHAKDKERLKVDIKAAFEQNITLLKKSHRKATEVLLLKHQREQELLQKEKDRLLTEDLSDCLTVIEAMKRAHRAELEKMLQEKTYNGDANIDMISKNHSEELSAVQRELDALSEQYTQTCLDNVHLAEALQAERNSLQQYQYETLALSVYNQELKNHLAEEMMRLSTVAQDGCIQLVHDRDQYELMIKLQVKESCQELEIDTLKNELYASKMDQKVASERLHEIQTELRLVKETAELQISQLKENLRLVYEALEESLKKMMPTMPMAGSS